Proteins found in one Sorghum bicolor cultivar BTx623 chromosome 1, Sorghum_bicolor_NCBIv3, whole genome shotgun sequence genomic segment:
- the LOC8060866 gene encoding monothiol glutaredoxin-S7, chloroplastic, with the protein MAASATAARPLAGAAAVPLPLPARPRTARVALLPLTPVPGQRLALGRAGQERLPARGRSVRCLAALSPEMRATLDKVVGSSKVVLFMKGTKDFPQCGFSHTVVQILRSLDVPFDTLDVLANEALRQGLKEYSSWPTFPQLYIDGEFFGGCDITVEAYKSGELQETLEKAMCS; encoded by the exons ATGGCCGCCTCCGCCACGGCCGCGAGGCCTCTCGCTGGGGCCGCCGCCGTCCCGCTCCCGCTGCCAGCGCGGCCGCGAACCGCCAGGGTGGCCTTGCTGCCCCTGACCCCTGTTCCGGGCCAGCGCCTCGCTCTCGGGCGGGCCGGGCAGGAGCGGCTGCCGGCGCGCGGCCGGTCGGTGCGGTGCCTGGCGGCGCTGAGCCCGGAGATGCGGGCGACGCTGGACAAGGTCGTGGGGTCCAGCAAGGTGGTGCTGTTCATGAAGGGCACCAAGGACTTCCCGCAGTGCGGCTTCTCCCACACCGTCGTGCAGATCCTGCGCTCGCTCGACGTGCCCTTCGACACGCTCGACGTGCTCGCCAACGAGGCGCTCCGGCAGGGGCTCAAGGAGTACTCCAGCTGGCCCACCTTCCCGCAGCTCTACATCGACGGCGAGTTCTTCGGCGGATGTGACATCACCGTTG AGGCATACAAGAGTGGAGAACTGCAGGAAACTCTTGAGAAAGCAATGTGTTCatag
- the LOC8061408 gene encoding elongation factor Tu, mitochondrial — MASAAVLRNAGSRRLFSYPALRATAISGPAALPDAPAAAAAAPAQPPPMAGTLWARSMATFTRTKPHVNVGTIGHVDHGKTTLTAAITKVLAEAGKAKAVAFDEIDKAPEEKARGITIATAHVEYETAKRHYAHVDCPGHADYVKNMITGAAQMDGGILVVSAPDGPMPQTKEHILLARQVGVPSLVCFLNKVDAVDDPELLELVEMELRELLTFYKFPGDEIPIIRGSALSALQGNNDEIGKNAILKLMDAVDEYIPDPVRQLDKPFLMPIEDVFSIQGRGTVVTGRVEQGTIKTGEDVEILGLTQSGPLKTTVTGVEMFKKILDHGEAGDNVGLLLRGLKRGDVERGQVVCKPGSLKTYKKFEAEIYVLTKDEGGRHTHFMTNYSPQFYFRTADVTGKVELLGETKMVLPGDNVTANFELISPVPLEPGQRFALREGGRTVGAGVVSKVIS; from the exons ATGGCTTCCGCCGCGGTGCTCCGGAACGCCGGCTCCCGCCGGCTCTTCTCCTACCCAGCCCTGCGGGCGACCGCGATCTCGGGTCCCGCCGCGCTACCCGAtgcgcccgcggcggcggcggcggcgccggcccaGCCGCCGCCTATGGCCGGGACCCTCTGGGCGAGGTCCATGGCCACCTTTACGCGCAC GAAGCCTCACGTGAACGTCGGCACCATTGGGCACGTCGATCACGGCAAAACCACGCTCACTGCTGCCATTACCAAG GTTCTTGCCGAGGCAGGGAAAGCCAAAGCCGTTGCTTTCGACGAGATCGACAAGGCTCCGGAAGAGAAAGCCAGAGGAATCACCATTGCAACG GCTCATGTCGAGTATGAGACGGCTAAAAGGCATTATGCTCATGTTGATTGCCCAGGTCACGCAGATTATGTCAAG AACATGATCACTGGAGCTGCTCAAATGGACGGTGGTATTCTTGTTGTGTCAGCTCCTGATGGCCCGATGCCACAAACAAAGGAGCATATTCTTCTTGCCCGTCAG GTTGGTGTACCTTCGCTTGTGtgcttcttgaacaaagttgaTGCTGTTGATGACCCAGAGCTACTGGAACTTGTAGAGATGGAGCTTCGGG AGCTCCTCACTTTCTACAAGTTCCCCGGTGATGAGATTCCGATCATTCGTGGATCGGCCTTGTCTGCTTTGCAAGGGAACAATGATGAGATTGGAAAGAATGCCATTTTGAAACTAATGGATGCAGTTGATGAGTACATCCCTGATCCTGTGAGGCAGCTTGATAAGCCTTTCTTGATGCCAATTGAAGATGTGTTCTCTATCCAG GGTCGTGGAACTGTTGTTACTGGGCGTGTTGAACAGGGAACAATTAAAACTGGTGAAGATGTTGAGATCTTGGGTTTGACACAG AGTGGTCCCTTGAAGACTACAGTTACTGGTGTTGAGATGTTCAAAAAGATACTGGACCATGGAGAG GCTGGTGACAACGTTGGTCTTCTTCTTCGTGGTCTTAAGCGTGGTGATGTTGAGCGTGGCCAG GTGGTGTGTAAACCTGgtagtctgaagacatacaaaaaGTTTGAGGCAGAAATATACGTCCTGACAAAGGATGAGGGTGGCCGCCACACTCACTTTATGACAAACTACAGTCCCCAATTCTACTTCAGGACTGCTGATGTCACTGGAAAGGTTGAGTTGCTTGGTGAAACGAAGATGGTTTTGCCCGGTGACAATGTTACTGCGAATTTTGAGTTGATATCACCTGTTCCTCTTGAACCTG GGCAAAGATTTGCACTGAGGGAAGGAGGGAGAACAGTTGGTGCAGGAGTTGTCTCCAAAGTTATTAGCTAA